In one window of Eleutherodactylus coqui strain aEleCoq1 chromosome 10, aEleCoq1.hap1, whole genome shotgun sequence DNA:
- the ANAPC13 gene encoding anaphase-promoting complex subunit 13 yields the protein MDSEIQRDGRILDLVDDAWKEDKLPYEDVTIPLNELPEPEQDNGGVMESVKEQEMKWADLALQYLHENIPLSGN from the exons ATGGACAGTGAGATTCAGAGGGACGGACGCATTTTAGATCTGGTCGATGACGCTTGGAAAGAAGATAAATTGCCCTATGAAGATGTTACTATTCCGCTG AATGAGCTCCCAGAGCCTGAACAGGATAACGGTGGAGTGATGGAGTCGGTCAAGGAGCAGGAAATGAAGTGGGCAGATCTGGCACTGCAGTACCTGCATGAAAACATACCGCTGTCAGGGAATTAA